One Molothrus aeneus isolate 106 chromosome 6, BPBGC_Maene_1.0, whole genome shotgun sequence genomic window carries:
- the GPR65 gene encoding psychosine receptor: protein MNNSTACHDDHTLDKYLFPFVYSIVMMISIPINCISLYASCIQVRKKNELAVYIFSLSLADLLYSLILPLWIDYAWHGDDWRLSALLCQIFAFLTYMNFYTSTAFLACISLDRYLALVHPLKLQYLRTRRFSLIVSTIVWLLESIFNSVILVKKEVFNDPCNFTNHTLCYDSYPLEGWQANINLFRICSGYLVPLIIILFCYHKIYQVVRCNQATVDEEKKKVKKLIVNITVSFIVCFTPYHVVLLIRSIKEPSTSDPHILLLLYKVYRITQALTSLNCIADPILYCFVSETARTEIVNLLRYCLCLRKHGEDQVKGHALYSSATKNTALVTYRSSCETQTVKIS from the coding sequence ATGAACAACAGCACTGCATGCCATGATGATCACACCCTGGATAAgtatttgtttccatttgtgTACAGCATTGTGATGATGATCAGTATTCCCATCAACTGCATATCCCTCTATGCATCTTGCATTCAGGTGAGGAAAAAGAATGAGTTAGCAGTCTACATCTTTAGCCTGTCCCTGGCTGACCTTTTGTACTCCTTGATTCTGCCTCTGTGGATTGATTATGCCTGGCATGGAGATGACTGGAGGCTCTCTGCCTTGCTTTGTCAGATTTTTGCCTTCCTTACGTATATGAATTTCTACACCAGCACTGCGTTCCTTGCTTGCATCTCTCTTGACAGGTACCTGGCATTAGTTCACCCCTTGAAGCTCCAGTACTTGCGCACAAGAAGATTTTCATTGATTGTCAGCACAATTGTTTGGCTTCTGGAAAGCATCTTTAATTCAGTCATATTGGTGAAAAAAGAAGTATTCAATGATCCTTGCAATTTCACTAATCATACATTATGCTATGATAGCTACCCCCTGGAAGGGTGGCAGGCGAACATAAATTTATTCCGGATATGCTCAGGATACTTGGTCCCTTTGATAATCATTCTGTTTTGCTACCATAAAATCTACCAAGTAGTGAGGTGCAACCAAGCCACAGtagatgaagaaaagaaaaaagtgaaaaaacttATTGTGAACATCACAGTTAGTTTCATTGTTTGCTTCACTCCTTATCATGTTGTACTGCTTATCCGCAGCATCAAAGAACCTTCCACCTCTGACCCACATATTTTGTTGCTGCTGTATAAGGTTTACAGAATCACACAGGCCTTAACAAGTTTGAATTGCATCGCAGATCCCATTCTGTACTGCTTTGTGAGTGAAACTGCACGGACAGAGATAGTGAATTTGCTCAGGTATTGCTTGTGCCTACGAAAGCATGGGGAAGACCAAGTGAAAGGACATGCTCTGTACAGTTCTGCTACAAAAAACACTGCACTGGTCACCTACAGAAGTTCCTGTGAAACACAGACTGTCAAAATTTCCTAA